The DNA segment TCTCAGCCCCCAGGTCTCCActggggagggtggggcaggtgTCCTGGCAGCCCCCGGAGGGTGAGATGAAGAGAGGAGGTCCTTCAGGACAGGGGCTCAGGCCCCAGGGCTTGGGACGACCAGCACTCCTGGCAGAGAGCTCTAATTTCTGCTTCTGAAATGGGTGTGGAccggggttggggtgggggggtcTCTGGGCAAGAAGGGTCCCTCAAGGGCTGGAGCTGCAAATGTGCCCCCTCCCAGGGAGTAGAGCTGTAGCCTCATGTCTTCTAATGGGGTGTTATGAACTGGGGATGTTAAGGTAGGGGTGAGGGGCAGTGCCATGCTAGAggtgctcactgcatccttgggCCTCCATCAACCATGAGGGCTGCTCTTTGTTGGGTGAGACAGactggagaagggggaggagggccAGTCTTCCTCAGGTCCCAAGCTCGAGCCACTCTCCAATGTGCCCCACATGTGATGGAGCTCCCGGGCGGCACAGAGGGTCAGAGGGTGCCCTCTCAATGACTCTGGCTCTGAGTCACCTAATGATACCAATACCTACTGCTGTGGGTAGGTACACCACAGGGAAATGAAAGGCATTGGGGTTCCAGGCATGGGGAACAGGGCAGAGGTTTCCACCTGAGGCCCTCCTGTTAAGGTGACAGCATTCCCCTAACTGTGCACCCACTGCCTGGTACTTTATATGGCACTCCAATCCTGTGTTTTAGCCCCATTTGGGGGAAGAAGAAATCGTGGCTCAGAGTGGTTGTAAACCACTCATTCAGCTTGTAAGCGTCAGGGCCTGATTCCACAGTGCTCCTTGAGGAGAGGGCAGGgtgggagaaagaaagggcaggGTGGGAGAGGAAGCGGGACCCTACCCTGACAGCTTAGGGACTCCGGGACTGAGCCTGTGCCCAGGTCCACTTGCCCGTCTGGGACCACCCAGCCTCCCAAGGGGGGCGCCAGGAGAGCCCTGGGctcatcttttctctctcctctgtacTGTCCGCTCTCCCCCACAGGAAGAAAACCGTCTACCGGAgtctgtgcctggccctggccctgctcgTGGCCGTGACGGTGTTCCAACGCAGTCTCACCCCTGGTCAGTTTCTGCAGGAGCCTCCGCCACCCACCCTGGAGCCACAGAAGGCCCAGAAGCCAAATGGACAGCTGGTGAACCCCAACAACTTCTGGAAGAACCCAAAAGATGTGGCTGCGCCCATGCCCATGGCCTCTCAGGGGCCCCAGGCCTGGGACGTGACCACCACTAACTGCTCAGCCAATATCAACTTGACCCACCAGCCCTGGTTCCAGGTCTTGGAGCCGCAGTTCCGGCAGTTTCTCTTCTACCGCCACTGCCGCTACTTCCCCATGCTGCTGAACCACCCGGAGAAGTGCAGGGGTGATGTCTACCTGCTGGTGGTTGTCAAGTCGGTCATTACGCAGCACGACCGCCGCGAGGCCATCCGCCAGACCTGGGGCCGCGAGCGGCAGTCCGCGGGTGGGGGCCGAGGCGCTGTGCGCACCCTCTTCCTGCTGGGCACGGCCTCCAAGCAGGAGGAGCGCCTGCACTACCAGCAGCTGCTGGCCTACGAAGACCGCCTCTACGGCGACATCCTGCAGTGGGACTTTCTCGACACCTTCTTCAACCTGACCCTCAAGGAGATCCACTTCCTCAAGTGGCTGGACATCTACTGCCCCCACGTCCCCTTCATTTTCAAAGGCGACGATGACGTCTTCGTCAACCCCACCAACCTGCTAGAATTTCTGGCTGACCGGCAGCCACAGGAAAACCTGTTCGTGGGCGATGTCCTGCAGCACGCTCGGCCCATTCGCAGGAAAGACAACAAATACTACATCCCGGGGGCCCTGTACAGCAAGGCCAGCTATCCGCCGTATGCAGGCGGCGGTGGCTTCCTCATGGCCGGCAGCCTGGCCCGGCGCCTGCACCATGCCTGCGACACCCTGGAGCTCTACCCGATCGATGACGTCTTTCTGGGCATGTGCCTGGAGGTGCTGGGCGTGCAGCCCACGGCCCACGAGGGCTTCAAGACTTTCGGCATCTCCCGGAACCGCAACAGCCGCATGAACAAGGAGCCGTGCTTTTTCCGCGCCATGCTCGTGGTGCACAAGCTGCTGCCCCCTGAGCTGCTCGCCATGTGGGGGCTGGTGCACAGCAATCTCACCTGCTCCCGCAAGCTCCAGGTGCTCTGACCCCAGCCGGGCTACTAGGAGAGGCCAGGGCACTTGCTCCTGAGCCCCCATGGTATTGGGGCtggagccacagtgcccaggccTAGCCTTTGGTCCCCAAGGGGAGGTGGAGGGTTGAGGCCTACGTgccactgggtgtggtggggtgcagGTAGCCAGAAAGGGACCTCCCTGTGTGGATAATtctaggaaactgaggcccaggaacgGTTGGAGCTGCCCAGTCTGGAGGCCCTCTCTGAGGAGCGAGGTGCCAGGCCCTGGCAGCCCTCCTGACCTGGGTCCGTTGCTGCCCCCTCAGATGTGGTGGGAGGTCCTGGTGACCTCTGGAGGAACGCTGTGCTCAGGTACCTGGGCTAGGCCTGGCCTGATGGGTCTGTGGCCGCCCCTCGTCTTCACAGGGAAGAGTCTTCTGTGaaatgcctcagtctccccagagGCCGGGCGGCCCTGGCAGGAGAAACTCAACCCTGTGCAGGCTCACAGGCACCCCCCAGTCCACGCCCCGGTCTCCTGGGAGAGAGGGCCCAGCAGGCTCTCCGCAGCCCCAGGCCTGCCTGGAGACGGGCCGCCTCTGCCACAGGGCCTCCACTCCCGGCTGTGTCCTGTAAGGTCTGGAAGGGCGACCGCTCTGACTACCTCAGCGCCCCTCAGAATCTCCCTGGGGCTGCAGCCTTACCCCACCCCGACACAGGGCAGAAGAGCAGCGCTCCTGGCCCCTCGAAGTCCCAGAGCTGCTGACCCCCGCCCCAGGCAATTCCCTCCCGCAGCCCCCACACCCCCAGGCCTGGCTCCCTGGCTGGAAAGCAGCCGGTTTGGccctggaagtggacattcctCTATTACTGTGAAGTTTTATTTATGAAGAATTTGGAGGGAGAAGGCTCCAGGCTTCAGGAGGGGGCGGTGTCCTCCCtggccctcctcccttccctcccctcattCCAGCTGCCTGCCCTCAGCACCCCCAGGCCCCTCACAGCCCAGCCCCCTCCAGAGCCCTGCCCCACCGCACCCTGCTTCTCCAGGGCCTAGCAGACCAGCATCTGCCCCCGTGAAGGGATGGATCAGCTGTGGGGGTGGGTGCAGAAGGTTGCCACCTCCTACCTCAGCGAGAGTCACCTAGGAAAGATGGAGGGATTGACACTATTTTCTCAATAaaatgggacttttttttttttttttttttttttggtgtgaaaCTTCCTGTTCCCAGCTGCATCAGAGAGCCTGTCTGGGGCCAAGGTTGCCAGAGATTTCTGAAGACACAGCTTGTTCCTTGTTCTTGGCTGGTGGGTGCACAAGGACTTCTGGAAGGGATTTAGACGGGGCTGAGTGCTAGGATTAAAGTGGGAATGGGAGTACGGCAACAGAAAAACCTGGGAGCTAGCAATGCACCCAGCCCTTGACTGTGCCCTGGTGGACAGCCGAGCTGTGGCTCAAGCGTGAGCCAGTGCCTTCCTGTCCCTGCCAAGGGTGAGGCCAGAGTTGGCCCCGAGGCTAATGTTTCAGTGGGTGGGATTAGGTCGGCCGTACAGAGGCCGGTGGGCTCCCTGACGTCCCTTCCAGGCAGCCTGAAAGCACTGAAATAGCTTATGGCCCTGTGCCAGGGACCTTGGCCCAAGCTGCTGACCtccagggtggggagggagctACCCCCAGGAGAAGAGTCACTCAGGCAACAGTATGAGCAAGCCAGCCAGCAGCTCCGTGCCTGCACCCAGCTCAGGGGAATCCCAGGGGGTTCAGATGCCCAGGAAGGAAAAGGGGACAGCGCTGCTGCTATGGAATGAGACCACCACTTCTCCTGTTGTCCTTCCCAGCTTCTCCCCAACCTCCCCTTTTCCCTAGTTTATAagacaggagaaaagggagagagcaaaaagttggaaagaaacagaagtaagaTAAATAGCTAGACGACCTTGGCGCCACCACCTGGCCCTGgtggttaaaatgataataataatattaacccctGACCAAAACGACTGGTGTTATCTGTAAATCCCAGACATTGTGTGAGAAAGCACTGTAAAACTTTTTGTTCTATTAGCTGATGTGTGTAGCCCCTAGTCACGTTCCTCACGCTTACTTGATCTATTATGACCCTTTTACGtggaccccttagagttgtaagctcTTAAAAGGGCTAGGAGTTTCTTTttcggggagctcggctcttaagACGCGAGTCCACCGATGCTCCCGGCCGAataaaaacctcttccttctttaatccggtgtctgaggagttttgtctgggactcatcctgctacatttcttggttccctgatcGGGAAGCGAGGTAATTGACGGACGGTCGAGGCGGCCCCTTAGGCGGCTtaggcctgccctgtggagcatccCTGCGGGGGACTGTGGCCGGCTTGAGCGACGCGGATCCTGAGAGCACTCCCGGGTAGGCAATGCTCTTGACGGGTGGAACACCTCGTCAGAGCAGTGTGTGGCAGGCCCCCGTGGAGGATCAGCGCAGTGGCTGAAGGAACGGGCACTTGGAGTCCGgacatctgaaacttggtaagactggtcttgggaacttgcccactccatttgagtggaagcatGTCCTGATCACCCACGGTGTGCCTGTACcggcactttggtttttgtttttgacttgacttgaattgcttgatactttggttttggttttgacctggcttggatttctggatACTCTGGGTTTGGTTTTCATTCTGGTTTGGTGTAAACTGAAAGTGTGTGTGCCCTTTTTACCCATTCTTTGTTCTGTGTGTGCGTGCGGTGTGAGCTTGGTGTTTTGTCTCAAGGAAACACGGGTCAGACACAAGGTAAGCCTACTCCGctaggaactatgttgaaaaGTTTTAAGAAGGGATTTAACGGAGACTATGGGGTTACTATGACACCAGGGAAACAATTTTGTGTGAAATAGATCGGCCAACATTAGAAgtgggttggccatcagaaggaagcctggacaggtcccttgtttcTAAGGTATGGCACAAGGTAACTGGTAAGTCAGGACACTCAGACCAGTTCCCATACATAGACACTTGGTTACTACAGCTGGTGCTAGACCCCCCACAGTGGCTAAGAGGGCAGGCAGCAGCAGCGCTAGTAGGAAAGGGACAGATAGCCAAGGAAGGATCCCGCTCTACCCACCGAGGGAAATCAACTCCTGAAGTTCTGTTCGACCCAACATCAGAAGATCCATTGCAGGAGATGGCACCAGTGATCCCAGTGCTGCCCTCCCCTTACCAGGCAGAGAGGCTCCCTACTTTTGAGCCCACAGTGCTTGTGCCTCCGTAAGACAAACATATCCCTAGGCCACCCAGAGTAGACAAGAGAGGAGGTGAAGCCTCGGGAGAAACCCCTCCCTTGGCAGCTCATTTAAGACCCAAAACTGGGATACAAATGCCCCTGAGAGAGCAGCGGTATACTGGGATAGAGGAGGATGGTCACGTGGTGGAGAAGCGTGTTTTTGTGTACCAGCCCTTCACCTCTGCCAACCTTCTCAATTGGAAAAACAATACCCTGTCCTATACTGAAAAACCACAAGCTCTAATTGATTTGCTCCAAACTATTATCCAGACCCATAACCCCACTTGAGCTGATTGCCACCAGTTGCTCATGTTCCTCTTTAACACAGATGAAAGGCAGAGAGTGCTCCAAGCAGCAACTAAGTGGGTACAGGAACATGCACCGGCTGATTACCAAAACCCCCAAGAGTATGTAAGGACCCAGTTACCAGGAACTGACCCCCAGTGGGATCCAAATGAAAGAGAGGATATGCAAAGGCTAAACCGAGACAGGGAAGCTGTCTTGGAAGGATTAAAGAGGGGAGCCCAGAAGGCCACAAACGTTAACAAGGTCTCTGAGGTCATtcggggaaaaagaagaaagtccagCACAATTCTACCAGAGACTGTGTGAGGGCTATCGTATGTATACTCCCTTTGATCCCGTTAGCCCTGAAAATCAGCGGATGATTAACATGGCTTTAGTTAGTCAAAGCGCAGAAGACATTGGgagaaaactgcagaaacagGATGGGTTTGCAGGGATGAACACATCACAGTTATTAGAAATAGCTAACCAGGTGTTTGTAAACAGGGATGCAGTAAGCCATAAGGAAAACCGCAGAGAGAATGAACGTCAGGCCCGGCGAAACGCCGACCTGTTAGCTGCAGCAATCGGAGGGGTCCCCTCAAAGAGGCAAGGGAACGGGGGCCCCTGGAAAGAAACTCAGCCTGGCTGTCAGAGCTTGCAGTGTAACCAGTGTGCTTGTTGTAAAGAAATAGGATATTGGAAGAACAAATGCCCCCAGCTAAAAGGAAAACAAGGTGACTTGGAGCAGGAGGCTCCAgacaaggaggaaggggccctgcTCAACCTGGCAGAAGAGTTATTGGACTGAGGGGGACCGGGCTCAAGGGCCCCCAAAGAGCCTATGGCCAGGATGACAGCTGGGGGTAAAGACATTGATTTTCTTGTAGATACTGGTGCTGAACATTCGGTAGTAACCGCCCCGGTCGCCCCCTTATCCAAAAAGACTATTGACATAATCAGAGCCACGGGAATTTCAGCAAAACAAGCTTTCTGCTTGCCCCGGACTTGTACTGTAGGAGGACGTAAAGTGATTCATCAGTTTTTATATACGCCTGACTGTCCCTTGCCCTTGTtgggaagggacttgctttgcaAGCTGAGAGCCAGTATCTCTTTTACAGAGCATGGCTCTTTGCTGCTAAAGTTACCTGGAACGGGAGTCATTATGACCCTTATGGTCCCCTGAGAGGAGGAATGGAGACTTTTCTTAACTGAGTCAGGCCAAGAGATAAGACCAGCTCTGGCTAAGCGGTGGCCAAGAGTGTGGGCGGAAGACAACCCTCCAGGGTTGGCAGTCAACCAAGCCCCCATACTTATAGAAGTTAAGCCTGGGGCCCAGCCAGTTAGGCAAAAACAGTACCCGGTCCCCAGAGAAGCTCTTGAAGGTATTCAGGTCCCTCTCAAGTGCCTAAGAACCTTTGGAATGATAGTTCCTTGTCAGTCTCCATGGAacactcccctcctgcctgttcccaagcCAGGGACCAAGGACTACAGGCCGGTACAGGATTTGCGCTTGGTTAATCAGGCTACAGTGACTTTACATCCAGCAGTACGTAACCCATACACATTGCTGGGGTTGCTGCCAGCTGAGGACAGCTGCTTCACCTGCTTGGACCTGAAAGACGCTCTCTTTAGCATCAGATTAGCCCCTGAGAGCCAGAAGCTGTTTGCCTTTCAGTGGGAAGATCCGGAGTCAGGTGTCACTACTCAGTACACTTGGACCTGGCTTCCTCAAGGGTTCAAGAACTCCCCCACCATCTTCGGGGAGGCGTTGGCTCGAGACCTCCAGAAGTGTCCCACCAGAAACCTAGGCTGCGTGTTGCTCCAGTACGTTGATGACCTTTTGCTGGGACACCCCACAGCAGTCGGGTGCGCCAAGGGAACGGATGCTCTACTCCGGCAtctggaggactgtgggtatAAGGTGTCCAAGAAAAAAGCTCAGATCTGCCGACCGCAGGTACGTTACTTGGGATTTACTATCCGACAGGGGGAGCGCAGCCTgggatcagaaagaaagcaggtcatttgcacTCTACCGGAGCCTAAGAGCAGAAAGCAGGTGAGAAAATtcttaggagctgtggggttttgcagactgtggatcccaaactttgcagtattagccaagcCTTTGTATGAGGTCACAAAGTAGGGGGACTGGGAACTTTTTGAATGGGGATCCCAACAACAGCAAGCCTTTCGt comes from the Pan troglodytes isolate AG18354 chromosome 13, NHGRI_mPanTro3-v2.0_pri, whole genome shotgun sequence genome and includes:
- the B3GNT7 gene encoding UDP-GlcNAc:betaGal beta-1,3-N-acetylglucosaminyltransferase 7 isoform X1; translated protein: MSLWKKTVYRSLCLALALLVAVTVFQRSLTPGQFLQEPPPPTLEPQKAQKPNGQLVNPNNFWKNPKDVAAPMPMASQGPQAWDVTTTNCSANINLTHQPWFQVLEPQFRQFLFYRHCRYFPMLLNHPEKCRGDVYLLVVVKSVITQHDRREAIRQTWGRERQSAGGGRGAVRTLFLLGTASKQEERLHYQQLLAYEDRLYGDILQWDFLDTFFNLTLKEIHFLKWLDIYCPHVPFIFKGDDDVFVNPTNLLEFLADRQPQENLFVGDVLQHARPIRRKDNKYYIPGALYSKASYPPYAGGGGFLMAGSLARRLHHACDTLELYPIDDVFLGMCLEVLGVQPTAHEGFKTFGISRNRNSRMNKEPCFFRAMLVVHKLLPPELLAMWGLVHSNLTCSRKLQVL
- the B3GNT7 gene encoding UDP-GlcNAc:betaGal beta-1,3-N-acetylglucosaminyltransferase 7 isoform X2 — its product is MSLWKKTVYRSLCLALALLVAVTVFQRSLTPGQFLQEPPPPTLEPQKAQKPNGQLVNPNNFWKNPKDVAAPMPMASQGPQAWDVTTTNCSANINLTHQPWFQVLEPQFRQFLFYRHCRYFPMLLNHPEKCRGDVYLLVVVKSVITQHDRREAIRQTWGRERQSAGGGRGAVRTLFLLGTASKQEERLHYQQLLAYEDRLYGDILQWDFLDTFFNLTLKEIHFLKWLDIYCPHVPFIFKGDDDVFVNPTNLLEFLADRQPQENLFVGDVLQHARPIRRKDNKYYIPGALYSKASYPPYAGGGGFLMAGSLARRLHHACDTLELYPIDDVFLGMCLEVLGVQPTAHEGFKTFGISRNRNSRMNKEPCFFRAMLVVHKLLPPELLAMWGLVHSNLTCSRKLQLHQRACLGPRLPEISEDTACSLFLAGGCTRTSGRDLDGAEC